TTGTCCCCCAGCTTTTGCATGACTTGCTTCCTCTTCTAAAACATTTGATATGCTCCTCCAGAGGCTTAGCTGAATGCTTTACGCTAAAATATACTGTTGGTAGTTTTGgtaagttacacacacacacacacacacaccctgtttggCCCACCCCTGCAATGGGACCTCcgcaaagcttctccaaaatggatgtGGAAGAGCTTGAACACCCCTGGGCTAAGGCGATTACCCAAGTCACATCTGGAGCACCAGTTTGGTATCTCGGCCATCTTAAGCCACTAGGGAAAACGGCACACAAGTTTGAAGGAAACCATGGGGCTCCCAGCCAGGATGTGAGGTCGGTGCCATTTTAAATCTGCAAGCGGCGTTATGATCAATAGCAAGCATTGCCTGGAAGCAAATGCTATGCTAAGTGGCTGAGTGCATTTGCCGGGCAGGCTTTAATCAATTTCTTCTGAATCGAGGCAGAGGGAAAGTATTTCTTGTTTACTACACATGCCTGGCTGTTGCTTTTAATCATCTGTGCTTACAATGGGGGGAATTGCAAGCCCCATCTTTAATTAGACAGATAATTCAGGATGTAGGTAGACAAAACCTGTTGGCACAAGCTACCCGCGTTCGTTCACATTTTCGATCTCCCTGCCGGAGTGCTAAAAATAATCTCTGGGGGCCCTTCTCTGGGTGTCGCCAGCCACAATGGTGCGATGGGTGGCTACCATTAAAAGACCCTTCTTAATGGTGGCCCCTGACTGTGGAAGACCCTCCCCCAGAAGACCCACCTGGTGTCTTCACTGTAAACATTTAGACGCCAGGTTAAGATCTTCCAACATGCATTTATTAATTCTACTGCTTGCTCACtgttcttaatttaaaaaaaatgtttttatcatttaatgttgtattattttgatacttgtattgtattattattattggttattttgttgttattgtttggtTTTCTGACTGTAAGCTGCCCTGTACACAAATCTAATAAATGCTAGAATGATGATATGTTGCAGAGGGCTCAATATTTACAGAATTTGAATAGCCCGAAAGTACGGTGTGGCTTTCATATTAACAAGGTTTAATGTGTTGGCAGCTCCGATTGTGAGGTGGCTGATATGGATGAATAGCCATTGCTTTAAGACTTTGCCCGTGTGATTCTGGGGATACTGAAACAGCGATACATAAGATTTTTTATTGCAATTCTAATGAGGGGCAATTCGCTAAAGCAAAACCGATTCAGCCAATTTCGCCATCCTATCCTGGCCCTTCTAATAGTACCAGAGAGGCCCAATGACATTACCCAGAATGCTGCAGTGTATTTAAACACAACCTTAAAAATTAAAGATGCTTGCAAATAATGAGCCTTGACTTTGCTCATTCAGTGTGTGCAATTGCTGTCCCTATACTGTTATTATGAGCATgtttttttgtttgcattttccttttatttgtaaagAAATGGCCTGTGGATTAATTTTAAGTAAGTTTTTGGTCTAAAATGGATCCTCCttcttcagaggcagtatatctgaTTAGGAGATGCGAGGACCCCACGAATTTAATAGGCTATTTTGTCTTTACTGACCGGCATGCTAAATTGCCTTCCAATATTAACAGTCTTTGGAAATTATTTAGAGTTATAAACTGTTCTGAGTTATGTCTACCTGAATACCTGAGGAAGACTTCCCATAGTCTGAAAAGAAATTTCACCGGGAGCCCATAGTAAATtgcaacaatatatattttttgtagacTGCAATTATATCCCTTTTTGTAAAAAAGCCAGATCTAACGGTAAACTGCCAGATCTAACTTTTTGGCGTAATTGATTGCTAGACATTTACTGACATCGctgtgtttgaaaactcattgATTGTCCGTTATTGGTATGACTGTTCTGAGTAATAACTCAGTTTAATTATACCATCCAATATTTTATATTtagcaacaacaatgaaaagCCATTTACTGGTGAAGTGTTGTCTGGGTTTTCCGCCCACCTGGAGTGTTTGTTCATTGGCAACCTTGTCTTTTCTGCTTTATATAGTTGATTTCCAAATTTACCACCCAAGACAGAGAGCTTCAGGTTGGGACCTGGGACGCCCTGGCCTGGAACGCAACGCAAGACAAGGCCCCATGATGGGAAAATTTGCCTGCTCTTTCGCCCTAATAAGGCACAAAAATCAGTTCCATTTCACGAGGGAAACTTCTCCGGAGACGCTTGTTTCTTATTAGACTGTTCTGGAAGAACAATCACGCTCTGGATTGAACGAGAACAGCGGGTCCTCAGCCGGTCACGATCTGAAGGGAAAAGTGGACGGCTGTTTTATAGCCAAAGCAGGCAAGGAAATAGTCCAAGCTTCCatcaaagaaaaggcatctcaTGTTTGCAACAACCCAGATAAAAAACAGGCTCCGGTCCGTTCAGGGAAGGGCcgcagctcagtggtacagcacttgccttgcatgcaaaaggcctcaaatttgaccccccccccccaccagcatctccaagtaaggCTGTCAAAagtccagcctgaaaccctggaaaatcgttgctaccagtcagtgttgacaatactgggccagatggagccagggtctgactcaggataaagcAGCCTCCTCTGTTCCTCACGATGTTCCAGTGTAATGAGAGAGGCGATCAAATCTCTCCACCGTGATCCCACACGGTTTTGCACTACCTCATTTGCACTCTGCCGTAGCCCCTAAATAGGCTTTTTCAGGTCCGTTTTGCATAGTACAGGGTTTGGCTATTTgtagccctctggatgttttggcctacaactcccatcatcccttgctagCGTAGGCAATGAGAAGGGATGCTGAgcgttgtagggcaaaacatctggagggccaggagttgcccaccccacccctggcctagaacGTCTTTTTGTTGCAGCGCGCCTTCTGCGGGCAAGAGCGTTCCTTGAGGCGGCTCCTCTTGgtttgcaagggaggaggggaattAAATTAAAGGGAGCCaaatgaagtggtacagtcctgagAGAGAAGAGCTACCTTCCCACTTTTATCCTTCTCCCTTAGGTTAAAAGCAAAACCTTGCTTGAAAGTGGACAAACAGCACGGCCCAGAGGCCTTCGACTTCGCTCACCCGCCTGCTAGCTTTATGCTTGCAGGGAGGAATTTCGATTGGAAAGAATATTCAGCTACGGCAttcccacctgcagcctgaagtggtacagcctgtGCTCTGGCTTCTACCACCTCagcctgctgcctgctgcctgcgTAGACCTGGCCAATGAAGGAGGTACGCATTATTGGTCTCCTAACACGGAGTGAGGAACAAGAATGTCTGAAGATGACTTTTGAAAGAGGGATTTGAAGAGAATGGTGGAAAGCCGGACATGGCATTTCTGCCTGTTACGCAACTGCgcaagcagctttccccaaccgagagccttgcagatgtgttggactacaactcccatcattccaacgGCCATGCCGgcgggggatgatgggggttgcaatccaacaccTCGGGAGGGCCCCAGGTGGGGAGAACTGTGCTCAAGGCACAAAACCTCTGTCCATAAAAGGGGCTCAAATCCAACCCTTGGTGAAACGTAAGGAAGGATGGGAGAGTGCCATCAAGGAAGCTGCTCCGTCGATGACCCGGTTGGGAGAAATTCGCACTCCAGGCAAACAGGGCTGGTTGATTTGATAAAAGTGTAAAAGGAAACCAAAATATTTAGGACTCGCACACATATTAAccctccaccctcccctttccacaACCCTCATTCCTTTCCTGGGCATCTATCCGCCTGAAGCGATCCTTTCCCCTTCGATCAAGACAATAactcatgcatgcatgcaagaCGGAGCTGGACTGGGGAATGCCGGGCCGACTCGAAGGGCCATTCACTTGCCACCAGCTCAACTGGCAGAGCAAGCCTTAAAGACAAGCCCAGCGAGGCAGGGATTCTGTGGGGGCCCAGAGCCCAGAAAGCGGTGCATTGGGGGAAAGACCTCTCTGAGCAACTGCAGAGGGAACTTTGCTTTGACCAAACTATGACCAACGTAAGAAGGAACCAGGCAGGAATCTTTCACCAAACCTGTCCTGGTCCCTTCTTACACAACCCCACGTTACAGGGATATCACTCcaaatacagaaatatcagagaaaGCGGAGGATTCCCCAAACCCCACTTTTTGGATCACACAGGTCAAAAACCGCAGCCCTGGTTGCAGTGATGCGAAAGGGTGAGACCCAACGATACCGTGAGTTTTCCTGCAACCCACGTGCAGCCTTCCCCCCATGGGCCGGTGGCAGCCCAGCGGCCTCATGACCTGCCGCTTGTAACTCTCGACCAGGCCTGGGCAACTGTGGAGGGTCCGGGGTCACCCACCGGGAGCTGCACCGTGGCCCTCCCACGGCTGCGACCATTGCGGCATTTCACCAGCGATATGGCGGCCAGAAAGAGCCGTGCTTTCACTTGGAAACAAGGTGCATGGGAGATCCGCTTTGTTTCCACGCCAAATCCCGCAAAGCCCCGGGGTGTGCACCGCCCAAATTCGTTGGCAGTTTGGCCACACGGCAGCATCAATGTGGGGTCGACAGCGCCCACGCGAGACAGCTCTTCGTTGCCAGGACGTCCTGCTTCGGCCACCCAAGGACCAGCCCTGTGGGGGTTGTGGAGGTGAATCGCTGTACCTGGGGAGCGACAGGGGCTTTGGCACAGGGAGGTGGCAGCACGGATTTCTCTGCCTTGTGGGCCAGGCAGTGGGGGTGAGGAGCTGCCAGCCGAATCTCTGAAAAGTGGAGAAAGGATCCCATACTGCCCACTAAGACGCCCACCCCCTGTTCCTCTTTTCCGTTCCATCCTGGGCTGGATCCCCACAGGGCTCCCTCCTCGAAAGCAGCCGGGGTCTTTCATGGCACTGTCGCGGGCGAATGGAACGTGTGCGCCCCGGCTGGTTTAGAAAAGGGCGCCTGGAAGCGCTTTGCCCTCTGAGAAATCTACCCTCCCCTTCCCATTTGTCAAAAGGGATCCCCAGCACTTGGCTTTTGGCCCCCACAGCCTCATCCGGAGGACGCATCGCAGGCTcgttttgacacacacacaaaaatcatgcACGGTTTTACATCGACTCATAAAGGACCGGGAGAGgatgcggcggggggggggggcttacaaaAAGAGGAAGGGACGTTTCTGAGGACGAAAGGAGAGCCCACGCCCTTCTTCCGCTGGGGGTCTTGCCCAGAGGGGGAGGCGGAGAGCTGAGCTGGTCTTCAGCCCGGCAAGACACGCTGCTCAAGACAGCCCTTTGCTTCCTGGCTCTTCCTCGGCTGGTGTCTCTCACCCTGCcttctgtttttcctttaaaaaaatgcacggGAGTCCAGGGTGAGGTTTCTTTGGTGCGTGGGCCAGCCCCCCCTTACAAAATCCAAAGCACAAGAAGAAGGAAAGCCCCCTCCCACTGCGATGAGGGAGAACCAGGCGGAAGAGCGAGGACGGAGCGTCCCTAAGAGGCCGAGCCGCTGGAATCGGAGTGGAACGTCACGTACCCGGAGGAGGCCGACGGCGAACTCAGGAAGCTGCTGGTGCTGCCGCCTTTGCTCAGGGCCTCTTGGCCGCCCCAGGAGGGGCTGAGACCTGTCCGAAAGCCCTCCGACTCGGAGCAGCTGCTGCTCGGCCGGCAGTCCTCCGGCGTGGGGGCCTCGCTCAGCTCAATGTGGATCCGCTCGAGGCGGGGGGGGCCCTCGCTCCCTTGGGGGAAAAGGTTCTTGGCATCCTCGTGGGCCAGGGCGGGGCCGGGCACCCTCAAGGAGCACCTCTGCCCCTGGGCCGCGAAGCTCCGCAGCGCCTGGGGCTCCCGCTCAAAGTGGGTCAAGGGGAAGTGGAGGTTGTCCGGGAGCAGGGAGACGGAGGCCGCGCGCAGGGGGGCCTTCCTGGGGCTGGGTGCGGGGCTGGCGTCGGCGAAGTTCAGCCCCTCCTCCTTGCTGAAGCACCAGTGGCCTCCCTCCTTGCAGACGTCCTCGCAGGAGAAGGGCCGCAGGGACAAGGTGCTCTCGGCCGACTTGCGCCGCTTGCGGGACAGGCGCCCGTCCTCCTGGTAGGCGAGGAGgccgctgctgctcctcctcggCCGGTGGCTGTAGCCGGGCCGcgggaggaggagctgggccAGCCCGGCCGCCATGTCCTCACCCGCGCCCCAGTGCTGGAGGTAGGCCGAGATCTGCCCCGTCGTCCAGACGTCTGTCTCATCGTGGGAGAAGCGCCGGGTGGGGGGGACCTGTGGTGGAACGGAGAAGCGACAGAACCGTTACGCCCGGCGTAAAAATGGCTGTTTGCTCCTGCGAGAATGAATAACCTTCAACAGAAGTAGAACTGCCAAGGCCAGGAGCAGCACGCTAGCCATCTTTGCTGCTGGTGTTACCTGGACCGTCCCTCTTGACCGAGTGTTTCCCACCTGGGCTGCCCAGCCCTGTGCAGAAACCCCTTACCTGGAGGTACTGCATTTTGTCCTCTGGCGGGGGCTTCACGGGGTAAGCCTGGGGGAGGCCCCGCTCCAGCACTGACAGGTCATATTTGGCAATGTGGTCCAAGGTCAACACATCCCCGGCAAAGTTGTAATCATAGCTCTGATCGTACATCAGGTCGGTGTGGATTGCGCCAGCCAGGTTGTTTTCTACGGTCCCAGGGGAAGCAAAAAGACATGGGAAGGACTTAAAGGGAAGGATCTGGGGCAAAGCAGTCAGAGCTGTGGGCTGAACAGGAAGGGCTGGTGAAGTCTGCCCctcttagatcatagaatcatagaacagtagagttggaaggggcccacaaggtcatcaagtccaaccccctgctcaaggcaggaatccacccaaatggttgtccagctgcctcttgaaggcctctagggtgggagagcccaccacctcccaaggtcactggttccactgtcgtactgtcGTATCCAAACCCCCTTCCTCAATTTGTACCTGCATGCTCTTACGTCCTGCAAAAGGCTGCCTAGCCTGGGTGTGGAAAGTCACGGCCTCGCTGCTCCATCCCAGAACGCTTTCACTGGGGCTCAACTTGACCGTGGGGCAGGGGATCAGAGGGCGAGATCCAGGCTTAGCCAGgctcagagtaggcccattgaaatcaacggggcTTGAGTCCGTGAAGACTAACTCAAATCCTAGCAATTTCAGTGGGTTGACTCTAAGCGTGACGAAGTCTGGGTCTAACCGCAAATttcctgcagattttttttaaaacccaaagcACCACGATGAGACGGCGGATTTGACTGGGAAGCATTTCTAGCAGGGGTTGGTCTTTtgccttccatccatccatccctccatccacccacccacctcaccgACTGCTGTTTTCTCCAGCTAGGGGGAAAGTGGTGCATGCGCAGAGGGCGAAGAGGGCGATTCCTCTTTTGTGAAGGTCTTCTGTGCTTTTAAGAGCCAAGGAACAGGCAGACATTCATATGGTGAAGCATTCTCATAAGAacagcagaagagccctgatgctggatcagaccaagggtccatcgagtccacacaggggccaactcgctgtccaccaggaacccacaagcaggacatgggtgcaacagcacccccctagcccatgttccccagcaactggtgtacatacgcTAAGTGccctggatactggaggtaacacactagtaaccattgatggccttctcctcctccaagaatttatcacagaatcatagaatagcagagttggaaggggcctacaaggccattgagtccaaccccctgctcaatgcaggaatccaccctaaagcatccctgacagaggcttgtccagctgcctcttgaaggccttgagtgtgggagctgcagcccccttttaaagccatccaaattctcgTGCCGTGAGCGAATTCCCAAGACGCGGGCGGTGCCCACGGGGCTTGGGAGGGCGGCATCCCCACTCCCGCGCCATTGCGGGGGAAGGGGCTCCTGCACTCACCTTCTCCCGTGTCGTCATTGGACATCACGGCCATGCACTTCTCCCAGACGGCTCTGATGTCAGCCCGGTAGCGATCGCAGGCCCAGAGGAAGAACGGGAGCAGGAGGGACTGCACGACCGAGCACCACAGCACGCACAGGACCATCCAGTTGTAGGCCGTGTCCGATTTCAGACTGGCAACGCTCACCACCTGCAAGGCGACGCACGGCGGACGTCAGCAGGCAGAGAGAGGCACGCAGAAATGGAAGGAAGCAACCCAATGCCGCCGCGAAGCGAAGCCGGTCTGGGCTTGGACGGGAGACCGCCCTCTGCAGCGCGCCTTGGCTCTCAAcgaaggggagggggtgggctggGCCCCCCTGTTACTAATCCCACCTCCCTGTGCATGTCATGAAATGCATTGCATCTGTCAGCCATGCAAGTTCTctctgtgtattatttatttatatgtttttgcatttatatcccgccttttttcctgcaaggaacccaaggcagcatacataatcctccttctcctctccactttatccccaccacaacaaccctgtgaggtgggctgggctgagagcctgtgactggtccaaagtcacccagtaggtttccatggctgagtagggactagaacccagatctcctgactcccagtccgacactctagctactgcaccacactggatctTACGTGAGAAAGGAAGGCGGaagagccaggactcctgggttccttGCAGATATACATGTGATTAGAACAGTCTTGCAAATACAGCCAAGTTAAGTTACTAGTCCACAACAATGCCCGTGTAGTGTGTAGGGGGTTAAAGcgttagactgggactcaggagatccgggttctagtccccgctcagccatgaagctcgctgagtgactttgggttggctcttagcctaacctacctcacagggttgttgtgagataaaGTGGCGAGGAAGATGAGGATCATGAGTGCCACCTtcgtttccttgcaagagggggaaaggcagggtataaatgtaacactaaataaacaataaacacaTTCTAAGAAATAGCGCTTGATGGTTTTCCCCACGGAAGAAATTGTGTGTTGGTCAAGGAAGAGCACGTTacatcattttattattatttttagcaaaaAGAAAGGAACCGGCCCCACCCCTAGGAATCAAATCATTTGTGAAAAAAGCCTATTTTCGCCTGTGCTTCCCTGCTGCCAGTCTCAGCCCTGTCTGGAGTGTCCGATCCTTGCACGGATGGCCGGCACTCCTAATGCAAAACCATCCAATTATTAACGTCTTTGAATTTAAATTGGGGTCTAGATGGGTgaggctgggggggtggggaggggggaaggaagacGCGAACCTGCCGATGTTTCTCTTAATCGAGGCCAGCGACAGCCGCTTCCCTCCTGTTAATCAGTGTTTCATTAACGCCCCCAGTGCAGGCCAAATCCCAAACTAACTGAATTTGATCTTTATTAATTGAGTGTGCCGTGTCACTCAGCTCCGTCGGGCTCAGAGAACAAGTTGCAAAAGGCTGAGAGGCTGCGGCCGGGTCGGGTGCATGGAAAGTTTGACTTGGGATCTTACTTGCAGTCTTACATATTCAAAGAAAGCAGCATAAAATGATGCTCTTGGAGAAAGCAGccacataaggacatcagaagaggctGGATCAGAGTGAGGGTCCATCGAATCCAGCACTCTTTTCtcacagtggccggccagctgcccccaatgggaaacccagaagGAGGATACGGATGCAGCAGTACCTTCCCGCCCATATTCCTCAGCAAGTGGAGTGCAGAGGCACACTGCgactgatactggaggcagcatagagccatccggactagtagccattgatagccgccgcttcaggaatttatccaacccctttttgaagccatccagattggtggccatcaccactccaggctaaactgggcatgtttagcctggagaagagaagattgaggggagacatgggagcactcttcaaatacttaaaaggttgtcacacagaggagggccaggatctcttctcgatcctcccagagtgcaggacacggaataacgggctcaagtgacaggaagctagattacggctggacatcaggaaaaacttcctgttagagcagtacgacaatggaaccagtgacctagggaggttgtgggctctcccaccctagaggccttcaagagataaccgtctgtcaggggtgctttaaggtggattcctgcattgagcagggggttggactcgatggccttatagtagggtgaccctatgaaaaggaggtcaggtctcctgtatctttaacagttgcatagaaaagggactttcagcaggtgtcatttgtatatatggagaacctggtgaaattccctcttcctcaccacagttaaagctgcaggagctaaactagagtgaccagattcaaaagagggctgggcacctgcagctttaactgttgtaatgaagagggaatttcaccaggttccccatatatacaaatgacacctgcagaaatttccttttcaatacaactgttaaagatacaggagtcctggcctccttttcatagggtcaccctacttataggccccttccaactctactattctatgattcttgtggtagtgagttccatagttcaactctgtgttgtgtgaagaagtccttcctttgatctgtcctgaatctcccaccattcagcttgatgggataatgaccccattgggttctggtattatgggagagggagaaagatgccttcctctccactttctccataccaggcGTCATTTTggccacctctatcatgtctcccctgattCATCTTTTTCCTAAGCTGAACACTACCCagttgttgcaaccttccctcaaaggggagatgctccaggcacATTCTGGAATCGTGCTCCTTTCTGTCTCGTACATGTCATACCATTTTGCATTCCTGACGGCAGCGAATTGCATAGTATGGTTTGAGCCTCTGCACTGGCAGGTCGCGCAGCCTGGCTGCATTAAGGCCAGGCTTTTGGTTTGGCCCggtcacacagggaagaaacccGACGGTTCCTGAAGCAGCCGTGGCAGAAGGCTAGCTCTCCTCGCTGGGCTACGGGATCCTAGATGCCGTTATTTCCAGCCCATCCGGAAACGGCTATCTTTAGAACGGGCCATCTCAGCGGGTTGCAGGAAGGTCCTGGGAAGTGACACTGTGGGTGGTTTGGAAACTAGTTTTGGCGAGCGCTCTGTTTTCCAAGGGGGTCGGAGAGAGAGGTTTTCTGAAAAACAATGAGCCATAAAAGGCGGCGCACTCCCTGTACTTAAAACAAATCTTCTAGTAATCAGAGTGTCTTGGAATCGGGGATGTGCAGGCcatgttaaatccattctgtctgtgtgttTCTCGTCAATTGTCGggtgtctttcgttccattgtGTGCCTGCGCCTGTCCGTGTCAGCACTAATCCGCATTAGACAACACACATTACTGCTCATGCACATTAGTTAATGTCAATTCGGGCAAACCTCTCCAAAAGTGGGGGAGAAaaatgaaaatgcacaaatctgcTTTTTCAAATCtgctttttcatgctttagcttgggggggggtggaattgcaCATTTTGGGTTGATGCatgttcttttctttgtagttttgAATGACTAAATATGCACACAATTCCTGGAAAGTTAAAAAGAATAAGAAGAAATGGAACAGTCCAGCAGTCGCACGACTTGAAAAAAGCCTGCCTGCTCTGAAATCCGTGGGTCGGATTCATCAAAATCCAAAATTTGAATCTGTTGTAGATTTATCCGAAATCCCTACTTGGAAGACAGAGGTATCAAATTCCATCTTTCTAGCTAGCAAGGAGGCGCCTTGttctgtcgggggggggggggcttccaatCTCAAGAGAGGGGCACACAAAATGTCCACGTTCTAGCACTTGGGGTGACACTTCCTATTTTTTACATACACTTGAAAAAACCCCGGACAGTATCACCCACTGGGCCGCACCATCCCCCAGTAATCCCAACTGGACTCACCAGTATGGGGAATCCCATTAGGAAGTCATAGATGAAAACGATTCCGGCGATCAAGTAGGTGATCTGCAGGGAAGTCTTAACGGGTTCGGATCCGTCGATGGAGGAGCGCCGCTTGCCCTGGGCGTCTTCCACCACGATGGTTGGTACATTGAACTTGTTTT
The nucleotide sequence above comes from Elgaria multicarinata webbii isolate HBS135686 ecotype San Diego chromosome 20, rElgMul1.1.pri, whole genome shotgun sequence. Encoded proteins:
- the GPR153 gene encoding probable G-protein coupled receptor 153, whose translation is MNDEQTLNRNAVAWLVCSALSVLANAWSILSVSAKQKKWKPLEFLLCTLAGTHILNIAVPITMYSVIQLRRQRSDYEWNEGLCKVFVSTFYTLTLVTCFSVTSLSYHRMWMVRWPVNYRLSNTKKQAVHSVMGIWMVSFILSTLPAVGWHDTTERFYTTGCRFIVTEIGLGFGVCFLLLISGSIVMGAVCVGITLFQTLSIQAGHNADKNKFNVPTIVVEDAQGKRRSSIDGSEPVKTSLQITYLIAGIVFIYDFLMGFPILVVSVASLKSDTAYNWMVLCVLWCSVVQSLLLPFFLWACDRYRADIRAVWEKCMAVMSNDDTGEENNLAGAIHTDLMYDQSYDYNFAGDVLTLDHIAKYDLSVLERGLPQAYPVKPPPEDKMQYLQVPPTRRFSHDETDVWTTGQISAYLQHWGAGEDMAAGLAQLLLPRPGYSHRPRRSSSGLLAYQEDGRLSRKRRKSAESTLSLRPFSCEDVCKEGGHWCFSKEEGLNFADASPAPSPRKAPLRAASVSLLPDNLHFPLTHFEREPQALRSFAAQGQRCSLRVPGPALAHEDAKNLFPQGSEGPPRLERIHIELSEAPTPEDCRPSSSCSESEGFRTGLSPSWGGQEALSKGGSTSSFLSSPSASSGYVTFHSDSSGSAS